The Anastrepha ludens isolate Willacy chromosome X, idAnaLude1.1, whole genome shotgun sequence genome includes a window with the following:
- the LOC128870075 gene encoding uncharacterized protein LOC128870075 has translation MSNSIKTRDSALNAIKRYMAKSIDEAFTMDAENIASYLQLLSEQWVRFNVAQDAVEITCGADVIEIEENVRIQAETWYSTASANFSRVKNCRTNSQDSSTKASVSTVIRLPKMELPTFSGDSTEWIGFFDAFSSLVDNNSALSDGQKLHYLRSCLKGDALKIISGFKICDANYVEAWGLLTSRYKVIRVIVESHLRALAEIKRATHDNADAIKGVIDAFQQHIRELKALGRPIEFWDDWLVHEVVSKLAFETRKQWELSLVSDDPPSFEQLITFLEIRCRSLSMFSSSTTSVPIKVKAASASKSTNVFHAVSKQSNVCAYCSGPHKIYSCEKFRELDLSTKSQFVKQGRICFNCLSSGHYKDRCNSASTCRMCKQRHHTLLHGALQSTTVTAVNSYIGTATHSLCAADATSKVSAKTFELPASVDVPRVSSCLNSSSNPPIAVERVVLLSTALVKVRDCSGNWQPARALFDSGSHASFVTEACVQRLGLPRSTSEVNITGIGSAQGGRARGEVSLSLSSFSTNQCFTVKTLILSKITSDLPTQTIATSSWPHIRGLFLADPHFMKPGRVDILIGMDVMDQLICTELRKGPPGAPMAQLTVFGWTPFGSVNGSESDMPRLQSLHCDVHLDRALNKLWELEEAPQKTYLTHEERYCEDHFETTHRREPNGRFVVELPLKPDVALGESRNFAIRNLLRLERRLACDSDLHLRYNEFMNELIDMKHMQVTSETMNPTYYMPHHPVLTFFGPRAVSVILKDFYMDDLLTGASSKEELRLLQQNISEILREGGFELRKWASNCAELIASISNASTNISHYIVDDKDVHALGLIWNTEGDYLTFTINLREPPVKLTKRMFLSDASTLFDPLGLLAPATINSKIWFQDIWRTKVGWDDIIPESIAPKWLEHRIELKQLAHLKVNRWFGTEVAGSFTQLHVFADASERAYAAVLYARTTQSDGSITVSLISSKTKVAPLKPTTLPRLELYAAHLAAKLVRSVLHCWSEIRYPLFAWTDSTITLAWLQAHPSRWVTFIANRVADIPEVLPPECWNHVRSEQNPADCASRGITPSELLRHQLWWAGPIFLKSTEQL, from the coding sequence atgtcgaattctaTTAAAACGCGCGATTCCGCTCTCAATGCCATTAAACGGTATATGGCAAAAAGTATTGATGAGGCATTCACTATggatgcagagaatattgcaagCTACCTTCAGTTATTGAGTGAACAGTGGGTTCGTTTTAACGTTGCTCAAGACGCTGTAGAAATTACGTGTGGTGCCGATGttattgaaattgaagaaaatgtgcGTATCCAAGCCGAAACTTGGTACTCTACAGCTTCAGCTAACTTTAGCCGCGTGAAAAATTGTCGTACTAATTCGCAAGATAGCTCCACAAAGGCATCTGTGTCCACGGTTATACGTTTACCGAAAATGGAGTTGCCCACATTCTCCGGTGACTCTACAGAATGGATTGGTTTTTTCGACGCGTTTTCTTCGTTAGTTGATAATAACTCTGCTTTATCAGATGGACAAAAGTTGCACTATCTCCGAAGCTGCTTGAAAGGTGACGCGTTGAAAATTATCAGTGGTTTTAAAATATGTGATGCAAATTACGTTGAAGCTTGGGGTCTATTAACATCGCGGTATAAGGTTATTCGTGTAATTGTGGAATCTCACCTTCGCGCGTTGGCTGAAATTAAAAGAGCTACGCATGACAATGCTGACGCAATCAAAGGTGTAATTGATGCGTTCCAACAGCATATTCGCGAGCTTAAAGCGTTGGGTCGTCCGATTGAATTTTGGGATGATTGGTTGGTACATGAGGTCGTCAGTAAGTTGGCATTCGAAACGCGTAAGCAGTGGGAGTTATCGCTCGTTAGTGATGATCCTCCATCTTTTGAGcaactaataacatttttagAGATAAGATGCCGATCGTtatcgatgttttcgtcgtcaaCAACATCAGTACCAATTAAGGTTAAAGCTGCATCAGCAAGCAAGTCGACAAATGTGTTCCATGCGGTATCAAAACAAAGTAACGTGTGTGCATATTGTAGTGGACCTCATAAAATTTACAGTTGTGAAAAATTTCGTGAATTGGACTTGTCTACAAAATCACAGTTCGTGAAGCAAGGTCGCATATGCTTCAACTGCTTAAGTTCAGGTCACTATAAAGACCGTTGTAACAGTGCTTCCACTTGCCGCATGTGTAAACAACGTCATCACACTCTGTTGCACGGTGCTTTGCAGTCAACGACCGTTACCGCAGTAAACAGTTACATCGGCACCGCGACGCATTCGTTATGCGCTGCTGACGCCACATCAAAGGTAAGCGCAAAAACTTTTGAACTTCCAGCAAGCGTCGACGTTCCACGCGTTTCTTCATGCTTGAACTCGAGCTCCAATCCACCCATAGCTGTAGAAAGAGTTGTACTGTTATCCACCGCATTAGTGAAGGTACGCGACTGTTCTGGTAATTGGCAGCCCGCACGTGCACTTTTCGATTCTGGATCACATGCTTCCTTTGTAACCGAAGCGTGTGTGCAACGCTTAGGCCTGCCGCGATCAACATCTGAAGTTAACATTACTGGAATTGGGTCAGCGCAAGGAGGACGAGCTAGAGGTGAAGTGTCACtttctctttcttctttctCTACAAATCAATGCTTTACTGTCAAAACGTTAATTCTGTCTAAAATTACAAGCGACTTGCCAACACAGACTATAGCTACTTCATCGTGGCCACATATCCGAGGTTTGTTTTTAGCCGATCCCCATTTTATGAAGCCTGGACGGGTCGATATATTGATTGGAATGGACGTTATGGATCAGCTGATCTGTACAGAACTTCGTAAGGGTCCACCTGGAGCTCCTATGGCTCAACTGACGGTCTTTGGGTGGACTCCGTTTGGAAGCGTGAATGGATCTGAGTCTGATATGCCACGCTTACAGTCGTTACATTGCGATGTTCATTTGGATCGAGCATTGAACAAGTTATGGGAGTTAGAGGAAGCTCCGCAAAAAACGTATCTTACGCATGAGGAGCGTTACTGTGAAGACCATTTTGAAACAACGCATCGAAGGGAACCTAACGGACGGTTTGTCGTCGAATTGCCGCTGAAGCCCGATGTAGCTCTGGGAGAGTCGCGAAACTTTGCTATCCGGAATTTGTTACGACTAGAAAGAAGACTCGCTTGTGACTCCGATCTTCATTTACGCTACAATGAATTCATGAATGAACTTATTGACATGAAACATATGCAGGTCACGTCAGAGACTATGAATCCAACGTATTATATGCCTCATCATcctgttttaacattttttggtcCTAGGGCTGTTAGTGTTATTCTCAAGGATTTTTACATGGATGATCTACTTACTGGTGCATCTAGTAAAGAAGAACTTCGATtgttgcagcaaaatatttccgAAATATTGAGGGAAGGGGGGTTTGAACTTCGTAAGTGGGCATCGAACTGCGCTGAACTAATCGCAAGCATTTCCAATGCATCTACGAACATATCACATTATATTGTCGACGATAAGGATGTTCACGCTTTAGGTCTTATCTGGAACACAGAAGGAGACTACCTCACGTTTACTATTAACTTGAGGGAACCGCCAGTTAAGTTGACCAAGCGTATGTTTCTATCAGATGCAAGTACGCTCTTCGATCCTCTGGGCCTACTTGCTCCCGCtactataaattcaaaaatttggtttcaagACATATGGCGCACTAAGGTAGGTTGGGATGATATCATTCCTGAGTCTATCGCACCGAAGTGGTTGGAGCATCGCATAGAGCTCAAGCAATTGGCACATTTGAAGGTGAACCGTTGGTTTGGTACTGAAGTAGCTGGGTCATTTACGCAATTGCACGTATTCGCAGACGCGTCCGAGCGCGCTTACGCCGCCGTCTTGTATGCACGAACAACACAAAGCGACGGTAGCATTACAGTGTCATTAATTTCGTCGAAAACCAAAGTAGCTCCGCTTAAGCCGACAACGTTGCCACGTCTTGAATTATACGCCGCTCATCTTGCTGCTAAACTAGTGCGAAGCGTGCTGCACTGCTGGTCTGAAATCCGTTATCCGCTTTTTGCTTGGACTGATTCTACTATAACATTGGCATGGTTACAAGCTCACCCCAGCAGATGGGTGACATTTATAGCCAACCGCGTAGCTGATATTCCAGAAGTTTTGCCTC